The Diorhabda sublineata isolate icDioSubl1.1 chromosome 6, icDioSubl1.1, whole genome shotgun sequence genome includes a window with the following:
- the LOC130445822 gene encoding GATA zinc finger domain-containing protein 14-like — MNNWITSQSTVTNETAFMNECINRRDKLEKYFLQYENIQGQIEMLIENSQDELSDNEDIDLVEKKYFTTNSELSRMIDELTSNDNSNSQSQTNNNCNIDVKLPDIFLPKFKGQTSEWPSFIQLFENLIISNNSLTNIKKLLYLKASLSNEPLQLIDDIELCDDNFQIAIDTLKQRYDDQSVLLYNLIDQIYQQKPVSKTCPTLLHKKLDLPTRKLFEQSKKQGKIPSLENFFDFLKQRSGILERTQNIQASTSNSNDTKQKFSPKYSKTTAHVNSMIPTNSQSDCYYCKNASHRIYTCESFKNLSISDKYKFIHSNNLCKNCLGGRHITRDCKSLKSCSICQKRHHTYLHSDSFRANDNAHNNNNGSISQNRYNNSQSIHSNVHTTNGQHHHTKSMNNRNNNFNRQIDENSHSHQATDNRQNPSRPQKNYDNAETNENSQDNNSNVSAIQTQSLSALSTECHVLLATAKIIMYDSHNNPFKTTILLDNGSQNSFVSQELVNKLQLKTFEKNTANFRHITNSINHK, encoded by the exons ATGAATAACTGGATAACTTCCCAATCTACTGTTACAAATGAAACTGCATTTATGAATGAATGTATAAACAGACGCGACAAGCTTGAAAAGTATTTcttacaatatgaaaatattcaaggtcaaattGAAATGCTTATTGAAAACTCTCAGGATGAATTATCAGATAACGAAGACATAGACttagttgagaaaaaatacTTCACAACTAATTCTGAACTATCTAGAATGATTGATGAATTGACATCGAACGATAATTCAAACTCTCAGAgtcaaactaataataattgtaatatcgACGTCAAGTTACCTGATATTTTCTTGCCTAAATTTAAGGGTCAGACGTCAGAGTGGCCTTCATTCATTCAACTCTTTGAAAATCTGATTATTTCTAACAATAGcttaacaaatatcaaaaaattgctatatTTAAAAGCTTCCCTTTCTAACGAGCCCTTGCAATTGATAGACGATATAGAACTTTGTgatgacaattttcaaatagcTATAGATACTTTAAAACAAAGGTATGATGATCAAAGTGTTCTACTGTATAACTTAATTGATCAAATATACCAACAAAAACCTGTGAGCAAAACTTGCCCTACGCTTTTAC ATAAAAAACTAGATCTACCAACTCGTAAATTATTTGAGCAAAGTAAAAAACAAGGTAAAATCCCGTCCCTTgagaattttttcgattttttgaaacaacGTAGTGGTATTCTAGAGCGCACTCAAAATATTCAAGCTTCTACTTCTAATTCAAATGATACTAAACAAAAGTTTAGTCCCAAATATTCGAAAACAACTGCTCACGTGAATTCTATGATTCCTACAAACAGTCAATCagattgttattattgtaaaaatgctTCACATCGTATCTATACGtgtgaatcatttaaaaatttgtctatcagtgataaatataaattcatacaTTCGAATAATCTCTGTAAAAACTGTCTAGGAGGTCGCCACATCACAAGGGATTGTAAATCTCTAAAATCTTGTTCAATATGTCAAAAAAGACATCATACTTATCTCCATTCTGACTCTTTCCGTGCAAATGATAAtgcacataataataataatggttcTATTTCCCAAAACCGTTATAACAACTCACAATCTATTCACTCCAATGTACATACGACAAATGGTCAGCATCATCACACCAAATCGATGAATAAtcgaaataataactttaatcgTCAAATTGACGAAAATTCACATTCTCACCAGGCTACTGATAATCGACAAAATCCTTCTAGACCACAGAAGAATTATGATAATGCTGAAACCAACGAAAACTCACAAGATAATAATTCTAACGTATCTGCTATACAAACACAATCCTTATCTGCTCTATCCACTGAATGCCACGTGCTTCTAGCTACGGCTAAAATAATTATGTATGACTCTCACAATAACCCATTTAAAACTACTATTCTGCTAGACAACGGTTCCCAAAACTCATTTGTTTCACAAGAACTAGTAAATAAACTACAATTGAAAACGTTTGAAAAAAACACTGCAAATTTCCGGCATATCACAAACAGTATCAACCACAAATAA
- the LOC130445821 gene encoding uncharacterized protein LOC130445821, with protein sequence MVHLKFFPHSNPIKHFEIPCAVLPKITCKLPQVKINVSQLRLPTDIILANPEFNIPSEIHIPVGADLYYKLLTPGIIDLGKKLPSLQNTSLGWMIAGTIPNSASFNSVNIQNNDSVFTSCNHISISNKDLSSSLSKFWEQEEIPSKSILSSDDELVETIFQNSTQILENGRFQVNFPLKSEKEHHKLGESFLIAKRRFLSLENRIHKNPELFSEYSKFISEYVNLGHAKYVTLNLTNSKNELKYFIPHLCVIREQSLSTKLRVVFDSSCPTSTGVSLNDITLKGYQVQPDLFDILCRFRLNKFAITSDVQKMFRQISINTEHRFLQNILWQENPQQPLQCIELSTLTYGCNFSPFVATRVLQEIANNNSFNFSLAANALISETYMDDIISGTNSEHELIKLIQELKIVLGNHGFNLHKCASNNSNVLAEISDSNNSSFLQNPEKRISLDLENSQNKVLGLNWLPASDNLNISVPTTFSIFPATKRKILSTISRCFDPLGLYNPIILSGKLLVKQLWQAKLDWDTEISDSVILEKWHTFVNNLPKLSQLTIPRFIFLDKSINLIEMHGFSDASLKAFGACVYLRTIYSDNSVSCNLISATSRVSPVSTTITLPRLELSAMLLLYNLVDKIYKNFQTKINIISVNLWSDRDCWRNGEPSRWTVFVCNRYAKIQAITKDHSWRYVNTIDNPADLVSRGTSANNLISNKLWWHGPKFLSNPTLDLSKFDNFAYPNLHLSDIPETKTVVMTTPTEENFLLTLFSKFSCYKKLQRTMAYVHRFIRNFLLKEDMLPPLQWSTRRIIETMPGPDGNVRVVKVKTATGIYTRAISKIVPFLESDESLLGEK encoded by the exons ATGGTTCATTTAAAATTCTTTCCACATTCCAATCCGATCAAACACTTTGAAATACCTTGTGCAGTATTGCCAAAAATTACTTGCAAATTACCACAAGTAAAAATTAACGTAAGCCAGCTACGTCTGCCTACTGATATTATTCTAGCCAATCCAGAATTTAACATACCATCGGAGATTCACATTCCAGTTGGGGCCGATTTATATTACAAACTTCTTACACCAGGTATCATAGATCTCGGTAAAAAATTACCTAGTTTACAAAATACTAGCTTAGGCTGGATGATTGCTGGAACTATTCCAAACAGTGCTTCTTTTAATTCcgtgaatattcaaaataatgattccGTGTTTACAAGCTGTAATCATATTTCTATATCGAACAAAGACCTAAGTTCATCTCTTTCTAAATTTTGGGAACAGGAGGAAATTCCTTCTAAGAGTATTCTCTCGTCTGACGACGAACTAGtggaaactatttttcaaaattccacaCAAATTCTGGAAAACGGCAGGTTCCAAGTCAATTTCCCGTTGAAATCTGAAAAAGAACACCATAAACTCGGTGAATCATTTCTGATCGCTAAAAGGCGATTTCTCTCGCTCGAAAATAGAATCCATaaaaatccagaattattttctgaatatagtaaatttatttctgaatatGTAAACTTGGGACATGCAAAATATGTCACTCTTAACCTCACTAATtcaaaaaacgaattaaaatattttatcccaCACTTATGCGTAATTCGTGAACAAAGTCTATCTACAAAACTTCGTGTTGTCTTTGATTCTAGTTGCCCTACCTCAACAGGTGTTTCTTTAAATGATATAACTTTGAAAGGGTACCAGGTGCAACCAGATCTATTCGATATTCTTTGCCGTTTCAGGCTAAATAAGTTTGCGATAACTTCTgatgtacaaaaaatgtttcgtcAAATTTCTATAAACACAGAACatcgttttttacaaaatatattatggcAAGAAAATCCTCAACAACCCCTGCAGTGCATTGAGTTATCAACTCTAACTTATGGTTGCAATTTCTCTCCGTTTGTAGCGACAAGAGTATTGCAAGAGATtgcaaataataatagtttcaaTTTCTCTTTAGCGGCAAACGCCCTCATATCCGAAACTTACATGGATGATATAATTTCAGGTACAAATTCTGAacatgaattgataaaattaattcaagaattaaaaattgtattaggAAATCACGGGTTCAATTTACATAAGTGCGCCTCAAATAACTCAAACGTTCTCGCTGAAATTTCTGATTCAAACAATTCTTCTTTCTTACAAAATCCTGAAAAACGCATTAGTCTTGATttagaaaattctcaaaataaagtTCTAGGCCTAAATTGGCTCCCAGCTTCtgataatttgaacatttctgtCCCCACTACCTTTTCAATATTCCCCGCAACCAAGAGAAAAATTCTCTCAACCATATCGCGATGTTTCGATCCTCTTGGACTTTATAATCCCATAATATTGTCTGGAAAACTTTTGGTCAAACAATTATGGCAAGCTAAACTTGACTGGGACACAGAGATATCAGATTCAGTCATACTGGAAAAATGGCATACATTCGTAAACAATCTTCCTAAGCTATCTCAATTAACTATTccaagattcatttttttggacAAATCTATCAATCTCATCGAAATGCATGGTTTCTCAGACGCGAGTCTGAAAGCTTTTGGCGCATGCGTGTATTTACGAACCATTTATTCTGACAATTCTGTTTCCTGTAATTTAATTTCGGCAACATCGCGTGTATCCCCCGTTTCTACCACAATTACACTTCCTCGGCTAGAATTATCAGCCATGCTCCTACTGTATAATTTAGTggacaaaatttataaaaactttcaaacaaagattaatattatttctgtaaATCTCTGGTCCGACAGAGATTGCTGGCGCAATGGTGAGCCCAGCCGTTGGACAGTATTTGTATGTAACAGATATGCTAAAATTCAAGCCATAACTAAAGATCATTCATGGAGGTATGTAAATACTATCGATAATCCCGCTGATTTGGTGTCACGTGGCACTAGcgcaaataatttaatttctaataaactttGGTGGCATGGACCGAAATTTCTATCAAATCCCACTCtcgatttatcaaaatttgataattttgcaTACCCAAACCTTCATCTTTCTGACATTCCCGAAACAAAAACTGTCGTCATGACTACCCCAacagaagaaaattttcttttaactttattttctaaattttcctgTTATAAGAAGTTGCAAAGAACAATGGCGTACGTACATAGGTTCATCAGAAATT TTCTTCTTAAAGAGGATATGCTACCCCCTCTACAGTGGTCTACAAGAAGAATCATCGAAACGATGCCGGGGCCTGATGGGAATGTGAGGGTAGTAAAAGTTAAAACAGCAACTGGTATATACACCAGAGCCATCTCTAAAATAGTCCCTTTTCTTGAGTCTGATGAGTCACTTCTCGGTGAAAAGTGA